The Spiroplasma endosymbiont of Atherix ibis nucleotide sequence AATTGATTACAAGTTTTTTAATAATTTTTGTTTTTCTTGTATAATATTCGATTTTATAATTTTTTCAATATTGTTTTTTTCAACAACACATCACACATTTGGAGATATATCTTTGTTTCTATATTCACCATCTAAATAAGTTCCAACCATTATCAGATTTAATTTGTTATTTAATATTATTTTAGCATTTCTTGTTAAACAAGCATCAATTCAATAATTAGTAACTATTTTTTCAATAGTTTTATAAATTGAATTTATTGCTTCATCTAAATCTTCTTTAAGAATTGAACTTTATTTTATATATTCTTAAATACTTTTTTAAAAATATATCCTCTAATATTTGCAAAAAATAAAAAAATACCCTTTTTATAGGGTATTCATATGTACATATGATATAAATTAACGTTTTGAGAATTGTGGTGATCTACGTGCTCCATAAAGTCCATATTTTTTACGTTCTTTAACACGAGCGTCACGTGTTAATAAACCATGTCCTCTTAATTCTGGTTTGTAATCTTTTGAAGCTTCTAATAATGCTCTTGCAATTCCTAAACGAGCTGCTCCAGCTTGTCCAGTAAATCCTCCACCTTTAACAACAATTTTGATTGTAAAATCTGATTTTGTTCCAGTTGCTTCCAAAGGTTGTTCCATTTCTTGCACTAAAGTATCATATGGGAAAAACTCTAAAGCTGGTTTTCCATTAACTATAATTCCACCTTGTCCAGGAGTTAATATAACTTGAGCAACTGAAGATTTTCTTCTTCCTGTTCCTCTATACATAACAACTTCTTTTTTTACTGCCATTACTTGCTATCTCCTTTTTTTGATTGAATTACTAATACTTCTGGATTTTGTGCTTGATGTGGATGTTCATTACCTGCATAAACATGTAATGCACGGTATTGATTTCCTCCTTGAACATTTTTTGGTAACATTAATCTTACTGCTCTTTCAATAATTCTTTCAGGGAATAATTTACGTTGTGTTGCAACGTTTCTAGATTTTAATCCCCCAGGATGCATTGAGTGGTGGTAATAATTTTTATCATTTTCTTTTTTACCTGATAAAATTACTTTTTCTGCATTAATTACGATTACATGATCTCCATTATTAATATGAGGTGTAAAAGTTGGTTTATTTTTTCCTCTAAGTACCAGAGCAATTTGTGTAGATAATCTACCCAAAGTTGCTCCAGTAGCGTCAACTACGTATCATTTTTTAGCAATGTCTGCTGTTTTAATAAGTGTAGTTTGTTTCATGTGCTTTTTCTCCTTACCTTCCGGGGCTTGTGAGTAAGCATATATATTATACATTATTTCTTATTAGGGACAAATAAAAAATAATAGAAAATATAAAAAACCTTATATTTAAATTTTTGAAATAAAATAATAACATAAGGTTTTTTAATTTTAATTAAACTATTGAAAATAACTAAAAGTTAATTCAATTCCATTCTCATCTTTTAAATAATGTGCTTTTTTATTATAATCTGCATTTTGTTCTTCTGGTGATTGTGGTCTATTACTCTCTTCATATGGTTTTAAAGTAAATTGCATTTTATATATATTATTTTGTCCTTCAATTTGTTAAGAATTAAAATTATCTAAATCTAAATCATTGATAAGCAATGCTCAATAAGTTGCATTTTTTAAATTTTCAATAATAAATTGCATTAATACACTATATTGATCTTTTCCAGGTAAAGTTCCTAATTAAGTTTTTGGAGTATCTATATTATTTGAAGCTTTGACCATCTCAGTTATAGTCATTTGATAATTATCATTTTCAGAAGGAATAAACTCTTCAACATCATAATTTAATTCTAAACTTCCATAATAACTTGTGGGTTTTTCTTTTGGAATTATATCGTTTATTTTTATAGTTGTTCCATCTAAATTTTCATTATATCTAAAATTTTTAGAATCAGTTAACTCTTGTCCAACTTTGGGAAGTTGCCTAAGCATATCCATATTATAAAACATTAATCCCATCATTATTGTTCTTGTTCTATGATCATAAATTGTACCTATATTTGTAACTTTAAAAACATCTTGTAAATGTAAAGAATTTATAATTTTAATTGAAGCTGTTATTTTATCATTACTATTTTTTTTATTTGTAATAATAAACTTATAGTTCGAATTTCTAAACATATCAGTATTTTCTAAATCTACTTCAATTCCATTTTTAAAAACTTGGATACTTAGTTCACTTTCTTGATATCCAACTAATTTTAAACTTTGCAAAATTTCTTTTAATAAATCATCTGTATAAAATATTTTTTGAATATCTATACTATCTAAATTTACATTTTCAAATCCATATTTTTTAATAGGCATAATTGGATTTGGTCTTCAAATATTGCTTCTATCACCTACTTTACAAGAAATTACGTTCATTGTTAAAGAAGGAACAAAAATAAATATTGAAAAACTTACAATTAATTTATTAAATACTCTCTTCATTTTTCTAACCTCCTTGTACTGCCAATAACATACTTACTCTTTTTAAAGAACTTCAACTTAAAATATTACTTATTATATAAAGCAATCATGTTCCTAAAATTCCAGGTATTATATATCATATTTGAAAACTTAGTGGTAATACTATAAGTGGTGCTAATACATTAATACTAATAGTTATAATTCCTCAAGCCATTCCAAATCCAATAATTGAACTGACAATAGCAACTGGAATATATATACCTATAAATAATTTACTTATATAGAATTCTTTATAACCAAGTATTTTCATAACTGCTATTATTTTTAAATTTTCAGAAATTACTAAATTAATTGTTAATAAAATAATAATGGCACTTAAAAATATTGAAACAAATACAACAAAATAAATAATCATATTAATTGTGTCATTTATTCTAGAAATGACTTTTAAAACTTCATCAGTTTTAATAGATTTTTCAATTGAACTATTTGAATATCCTTAATATGAAGTTATATTATCTGATCCACCATTTAAACCAATCATAGAATAATCTCCATATTTTTGATTTGTTGAGGTTCCTTTTGAAATATCTGTAAAACTATTATCACATGAACTTTTATAATTAAATAAAGGATATTGTGCTTCAAATAATTTCATATACATCTCATTTCCGGATTCATTTGTTCATTTTTTAAATTCACTAAATAATTCACTATTAGAAATATTTTGGGTTGATAATTGACTTAATTTTTTTGATAGTTTTTTTATTTCTTCATTTGGATTTTTAGGATTTCTTCACTCTTCCATAAAAACTTTAAATAATAATTCTTCAGATTTTTTATATTTAGAAATTTCTTTTGCTTTATCATTATTAATTCAATCTTTATTATCTCCATATTGATCAAAAATTCCAGATATTATGTATTCAAAATCTAATAGATAATTTTAAATTGATATATTGGCATTTGCAATATTTTTTGACATATCTGTGGCACCAACTAAACTTGGACTAGTTATATCTATTTTTGATTTGTAAACTCTATTATCTCCTGTTGGATTTATAGTTTTATGTTTTCAACCATTTACCTCATCTTTTATAATTGAGGATTTATATAAATTTGAAGCTGATGTATATTTATCTTTACTAGTTGAAGCTTTTAACGATGAAGTATCTCAATTATTAATTTCTACTTCATTATCTTTATAATTTAAAGTATTAATTATATGAGCTATATTTACTTTATCTCCTGCTTTTAATTTTAATCTTTTAGCAAGAGATTGATTAATTAATATAGAATTATTATTTTTAATTAATTGTTTTTTTAAGTCATTTCCCTTAACGTATTTTAAAATTTGAGTCTTATTATCTTCTTTAATACCATAAAGTTTTAAATTAAGATTTCTAATATAACCATTTAAGTAAATTCCAATATCCTCTTTTTTTTCATTGTAAGGTATTAAATTAAATAAAGTATTAAAATTTCCATCTTCTTTTTTAAACTCTTGTTCAAAAGTTGTTTTAATCATAGAAGGTGATTGACTATAAATTCCTTGTAAAAAAGCTTGTTGTAAGTTATTAAAGAAACATGCAATTATTCAATTGTAAATAGGAATCATAACTGTGATTCTTGATTGAGTTCAATTCTCATTTTCATCTTTATAATCATAAAGAGATTTTTCCATAGGTTCATCACCTTCAATTTGTCCAGTTTTTAAAACAAAATTTGAAGGCATAATATAACTATTTCCAAAGATTTTTTTAAAGTTATTATTAGATATCATTGGTTTTCCATCTTTTTCAGATCCCCCTGTTTAATTCAAAAGGTATTTTGAATTAACATTTATGAAATAATCTTTTCTAAAAACCACTTAATCTAACCCAATAGTTTTTCTATATTTTAAATAAAACTGTCTTAACTTTTCTAACTCTTCAATATTTTCATTAGATTTTGAATTACTTGAAATAATATTTAATAATGTTTGTTTATTTCAATATTTATCTAAATTAAAAGTTTTTAAATCAGATCATAAATTAAAAATAACTGTTTTATAGTAATTATTTTTAATTGAAATATCTGTAATATCGCCAAGATCTAAAGTAAGATTCTGATTTTTTAAATAATCTATATCAATTGATTTATATGTCATATCAGTTAATGATCCCACATCAGTTGAAGGATTATAAATTTTTTGTGAAACGTCATTATTTAAATACATATTTCATACATTTTGAGATTCAGATAAATCTAAATTATTTGTACTACTATAAGGATTGTAAGTTTTATAAAAACTTGTTAGTACATTATAAATTTGATTGTGATATTATAATTGATTATTGTATCCCTGCTTTATATAAGTTTTAACTTTATTTTCTTTTAATACATCTGGTATAATTGATCCAATTGTAATTAGTGATGAAGAAACTAGCATAACTATAAAAACAGATAATAATTTTAAAATTGAACCAGATAATATAGCTCCTTTAAATCGTCCATCAAATTTTCGTCCTTTAACTAATATTTTTTTAATAGAAAGTTTAAATTTATTAGTTGAGCTTCTACTTTCATAAGTAATCATTTGTAAAGGTGTAAATTTATTAAATACATAGAAATATGTTATTAATGTAATAATTTCTAGAAAAATAAACATTCCTAAAATAGTTACAAGAAATGATTCTCAAGATATCTCAAAAGATTGCATTTTTATAGAGAAAAAATTACTTGTTATTGATATAACTGCTTCTTGCATAACCATTCCAAATAAATACCCAACTGTTCCACCTATTATAGATATAAATAAAGGATATAAACCATTTGATCATATTAATTGAGATTTTTTATAACCAAGAGAAAGTAGTACTCCTGATTGTCCAAAAGATTTTTTAATTTGATTATTTAACATAACTACAAGCATAACAATACTAATAGTTAAAGTTGTAAATACAATAATATAACTAAATATTTTATAACTATTTATTGTTAATTTTAATAATACTGTTCTTCCATAAAATTTATATCTTGTATCTGCTTTTTGCAATACAATCGGCACTGATTTATTTAAAGTATTTTCATAACCAGCATATAAATTAAACTCTTTTGCCTTATTCAAATTTGTTAAATACTCATTTATTTTATCTGTAGAGTTTTTAATATTATCTCTATTTTTAAACTTTCCTATAAAAGCTATTTCTCTATCTATATTAGAAGATGCTGAAATAATTTCTTGATTTTTTATTTCACTATTTGTATATCAAATTTTTTGATTTTCTTGATTATTAAGTTCAAAAATATTTTCAGGATAAATACTTTTATAATAAGTATTTATAATACCTAAATTTGAAGGTTCAATATATACTAAAGCTTCTTTTTTTGTATTTGGTAATGGTTTTGTTTCATTTACTATTGGAGTTGAAAAATCAGCATTTGAACCAAAACCAACAACTTGAAATCAATTTTGATTAGCATATTTTGTATTATCAATTCAAGAATTAATATCTATATTTTTATAAAGAGATAAATCAACTGGAATAATTTCACTATCATCTACACGCACAGTTGTTCCATATTCATCATATTTTATTCTAATAACATCATCAATTTTAATATTATTTGCATTTGCAAATTGCTCATTTAAATATACTCATTTTTTTGTACTAATATTTGTTGCTTGAGTATATTGTTTTCATAATTCAATACTCATTCCTTTAGCAACAACAAATTTATCAATTTTTTGATCTGGATTTAAAGCAAAAACTTTTAAAGTTTTATTAGAAGATAAAGTAGAAATTCTAGATTCCACTCTATCAAAATTAAAAGCAAATTCTTTATTATTTAATTTATTTTGTAAATAAGTTATTAATAAATTATCTCTAATTTCATTGTCTGAAATATTTTTACTAAATAAATCTTTTACATATGAGGCTTTTGATAAATCTATTACAAAGTCATGGACATTACTATTGCTTTCGGAAATAAAACTATTATAAGATTTCTCAACTCTGCTCGTTGAAGAGTAAGAAATAGTAAAAACAAAGGAAGTTAAAAACACTAAAATAATAATTGTAATTAACTGTATTTTATTTCTTAATAAATTTTTAAAAGCATTTTTAAAAAAAGGTTTTTGATTTTTCATTAGCTAG carries:
- the rplM gene encoding 50S ribosomal protein L13 — encoded protein: MKQTTLIKTADIAKKWYVVDATGATLGRLSTQIALVLRGKNKPTFTPHINNGDHVIVINAEKVILSGKKENDKNYYHHSMHPGGLKSRNVATQRKLFPERIIERAVRLMLPKNVQGGNQYRALHVYAGNEHPHQAQNPEVLVIQSKKGDSK
- a CDS encoding FtsX-like permease family protein, whose amino-acid sequence is MIIYFVVFVSIFLSAIIILLTINLVISENLKIIAVMKILGYKEFYISKLFIGIYIPVAIVSSIIGFGMAWGIITISINVLAPLIVLPLSFQIWYIIPGILGTWLLYIISNILSWSSLKRVSMLLAVQGG
- a CDS encoding ABC transporter permease, encoding MKNQKPFFKNAFKNLLRNKIQLITIIILVFLTSFVFTISYSSTSRVEKSYNSFISESNSNVHDFVIDLSKASYVKDLFSKNISDNEIRDNLLITYLQNKLNNKEFAFNFDRVESRISTLSSNKTLKVFALNPDQKIDKFVVAKGMSIELWKQYTQATNISTKKWVYLNEQFANANNIKIDDVIRIKYDEYGTTVRVDDSEIIPVDLSLYKNIDINSWIDNTKYANQNWFQVVGFGSNADFSTPIVNETKPLPNTKKEALVYIEPSNLGIINTYYKSIYPENIFELNNQENQKIWYTNSEIKNQEIISASSNIDREIAFIGKFKNRDNIKNSTDKINEYLTNLNKAKEFNLYAGYENTLNKSVPIVLQKADTRYKFYGRTVLLKLTINSYKIFSYIIVFTTLTISIVMLVVMLNNQIKKSFGQSGVLLSLGYKKSQLIWSNGLYPLFISIIGGTVGYLFGMVMQEAVISITSNFFSIKMQSFEISWESFLVTILGMFIFLEIITLITYFYVFNKFTPLQMITYESRSSTNKFKLSIKKILVKGRKFDGRFKGAILSGSILKLLSVFIVMLVSSSLITIGSIIPDVLKENKVKTYIKQGYNNQL
- the rpsI gene encoding 30S ribosomal protein S9, producing MAVKKEVVMYRGTGRRKSSVAQVILTPGQGGIIVNGKPALEFFPYDTLVQEMEQPLEATGTKSDFTIKIVVKGGGFTGQAGAARLGIARALLEASKDYKPELRGHGLLTRDARVKERKKYGLYGARRSPQFSKR